Within the Roseicitreum antarcticum genome, the region TGGTAGACCGCTTGCCAAAGACCCGGTCGGGCAAGATTCTGCGCGCCACGATGGCAAAAATCGCCGATGGTGTGGCCTTCAAACCACCCGCGACGATTGACGACCCGGCGATTCTGGATGAGATTGCCACTGCACTGCGGGCGCTGGGCTACCCGAAATAATGCTGACTTCTCATCATTCTTCCACATTTTTCTCGCGCTGTGGTTGAAAACAAATGTTTTTTCTGCTCCCCCCCTGATTGAGCACTTGGTTTTTGCAAGGGTGTTCGGTATCACTTGGCCAACCACAGTAGAGTTCCGATGTCATCCATTTCCGATCATCACGCGTCCGATCGTACCGCTGCCGGTTCGTCAGATACCGGCCGTCAGCCTCCTTATGACCAAAAAACCCTTGAGGAACTGCTAAATCTCGGCGATGAGGCCATCGCCGCAGAGCTGCTTTCGCAGCTTCTGTCGGATTTTGAGCGTCTCAACGGCGTGATACAGGTCGGGGTCGAACCGCTGGATTTTGACGCGCTTGCGCGTGCCGCGCATGAACTGAAGGGGTTGTCCGCCACCATCGGGGCGCGCCACCTGACGCAACTGGCGGAATTGGTCAATGTTGCTGCCAATTCAAACAGCGCCCAACAGATCGCGGTTTTCGGCGGCCCGCTGCGGGTTGAGCTGGAGCGCGTGATCGTGCACCTGACGCGCCGCCGGGACCAGGCGAAGGGCGTCTGAGCATGGGATCGCCAGACAGTTCGATCCTGTTGATCGAGGACACGCCGTCGCTGCAAATGATCTATGCGGCCGTCTTGCGCAAGGCGGGGTACGAGGTCACCTCTGCCGGGACCGCCGCCGAAGGCACGAAGCTGTTTCGCGAAACCGCGCCCAAGGTCGTGCTGCTGGACCTGATGCTGCCAGACCGCGACGGGCTGGACCTGATGCAGGACATGCTGGCGGATGCACCTGAAACCTGCGTGATCGTCATCACGGCCAATGGCTCGATCAACAAGGCCGTGGACGCGATGCGCGGCGGTGCGCATGAATTTCTGGTCAAACCCTTTGATGAGACGCGGCTGGCCAGCGCGGTGGAAAACGCCTTCCGGCTGGTCCGGTCGCGCCCGCACTTGCAGCCCGTGCCCGATGCGCCGCAGGCCGATCAGGCGTTGCCGCCGTTCATCGGGTCTTCCGATGTCATGCAAGATGTGTATCGCAAGATCCGTTCCGTCTCGCGCTCCATGGCGACGGTGTTCATCACTGGCGAAAGCGGCACCGGCAAAGAGCTGTGCGCCGAAGCGGTGCACCGCATTTCCGACCGTGCGTCGGGGCCGCTGATCGCGCTGAACTGCGGCGCAATTCCGGTGGATCTGCTGGAATCAGAGGTTTTTGGCCACCTCAAAGGCTCGTTCACCGGCGCGATTTCGGACAAGCCGGGGGCGGCGGCGGCGGCGGATGGCGGCACGTTGTTCCTCGATGAGATCTGCGAGATGGATCTGAACCTTCAGACCAAACTGCTGCGATTCCTCCAGACATCGACCATCACACCTGTCGGCGCGACGCGCCCGCGCAAGGTCAGCGTGCGGATTGTCTGCGCCACCAACCGCGACCCGCTGGATGCCGTGCGCAAGGGCATCTTCCGCGAGGATCTGTATTATCGCCTGCATGTCGTGCCGATCCACATGCCGCCTTTGCGCGCGCGCGGCAACGATGTCATTCAAATCGCCGAAAGCATCCTGACCGACATGGCGTGCGAGGAAGGGCATGACTTCACGGGTCTGGATCCGGCCGTGGTGGATCGTTTCCTGTCGCTGCAATGGCCGGGCAATGTGCGGCAACTGATCAACGTGCTGCGCAACGTGGTGGTTCTGAATCGCGGGCCCCTGGTCACCACGCCGATGCTGCCGCATGATATCGCACAGCCCACCAGCCGCTATACCTCGGACCCGATGGATGAACCCGCGCCCGTGCCACACGCAGCCGCCGCCGCCGTGCAGGTGCTGGAAAGCGCGCCCGGCGACCCGTTGGACATCTTTGCGGGCAAGACCCTGGCCGAGATCGAGCGTATCATCATCGAAGCCACGGTAGAGCGGCATCAAGGTTCGGTTCCCCGCGCGGCACGGGAACTTTCCGTATCGCCGTCAACGCTTTACCGGAAGTTTGACGTGTGGAACAAGATCCAGCATTCGGCTGAATGACAGCGCCGGGTCAGGGCCAGCCCACGCGGTCGGTGCTGATGACCGGCTGTTCCAGCGGCATCGGCTATCACGCCGCGCATACGCTGTCGGCACGCGGCTGGCAGGTGTTTGCAACCTGCCGCAGCCAGCGCGATTGTGACCGGCTGATTGCGGAAGGGCTGCAAAGTTTCCGCCTTGACTACACCGACCCCGACAGCATGCAGGCCGCACTTGATGCGGTGCTGGCGCAGACTGGCGGGCGGCTGGACGCGCTGTTCAACAACGGTGCCTATGCTATTCCCGGTGCCACCGAAGACCTGCCGACGGATGCGCTGCGCGCCTTGTTCGAGACCAATCTGTTCGGCTGGCACCACCTGACGCGGCTGGTGCTGCCGGTGATGCGCGCGCAGGGGCACGGGCGAATCGTGCAATGTTCCTCGGTGCTTGGGCTGGCGGGGCTGAAATGGCGCGGTGCCTATGTGGCGACGAAACACGCGCTCGAAGGGTTGTCCGACGTGCTGCGGCTGGAAATGCGCGACACCGGGATCAAGGTTGTGCTGATCGAACCCGGGCCGATCACCTCGCATATCCGGCAAAATTCGATCCCGCATTTTGAGCGTTGGATAGATTGGGAAAACTCCCCCCGCGCGGATGAATACCGCAACAACCTGCTGGCCCGGCTGTACCACAAGACCGCGCCTGACCGCTTTGAACTGGGACCAGAGGCCGTGACGAAGCGCCTGATCGCCGCGCTGGAACACGCCAACCCGCGCCCGCGCTATTATGTGACCAAGGCCACCCATCTGGTGGGCGCAGCGCGGCGGGTCTTGCCGGGGCGCACCTTTGATTGGCTGGCGGCGCGCCTGTAGGCCCGCCCCCCGGCAATGGCAGTGCGTCGATCCCCGCGCGCGCCGCGATCCCCTGCCGGTTGTCCCGATTGGGCTGTCGCCTTTTGTCGGCGGTCTGCTAGATAGGGGGCGACGCAACAGGAAGGGTTCACATGATCAACGATCCGATTTTGATCGCGGCTGCCATCGCGGCGCTGGCGGTCCTGGTGGTGCTGGGCATCGGCATCGGCGGCTTTGCGCGGGGCGGCGAATTCAACCGCAAGCACGGCAACCGCATGATGCGCTACCGGCTGATCGCGCAATTCGTCGCGGTGGTGCTGATCGTGGCCTTTGTCTATTTCCGCAAACAAGGGGGCTGAGATGGTCGTTCTCAACAAGATATACACGCGCACCGGCGACAGGGGCGATACCGCGCTGGGCAACGGGGACCGCGTGGCGAAACACAGCCTGCGGGTCGCGTCTTATGGCACGGTCGATGAGGTGAACGCGACCGTCGGCATGGCCCGGCTGCATGCCGATGCCAACATGGCGGCCATGCTGTCGCGCATCCAGAACGACCTGTTCGACCTGGGCGCCGATCTGTGCCGCCCGGACATGGAGGCCGACAGCAAGGCGGAATACACGCCCCTGCGCATCGTGCCCGCGCAGGTGGACCGGCTGGAGGCTGAGATCGACACCATGAACGCGCGGCTGACGCCGTTGCGCAGCTTCATCTTGCCGGGCGGCTCGGCGCTGGCGGCGCATCTGCACCTGTGCCGCACGGTGTCGCGCCGGGCCGAACGGCTGGCGACCGAACTTGCCGGGGCAGAGCCGGTGAACGAGGCCGCGCTGCGCTACATCAACCGGCTGTCGGACTGGTTTTTCGTGGCCGGGCGGATCGCCAACGAAGATGGGCACGCGGATGTCCTGTGGGTGCCGGGCGCAAATCGCTGAATGGTGGCGCTACCGCGTCGGTGACGTGGCGGCGTGGGGCGTTTTTGTCCTGTTGTGGACCGGGCCAACCCGATAGATAACATGGGGTAATGCAACATCTGCCCGCAAGCTGGCGGGCCCTTTGACTGTCGGAAAAAGAGGGAGATGCCCATGAAGGTTCTGGTGCCGGTCAAACGAGTGATCGACTATAACGTGAAGGTCCGGGTAAAGGCGGACGGCAGCGGCGTCGATCTGGCGAATGTGAAGATGTCGATGAATCCGTTCGACGAAATCGCGGTCGAAGAAGCGATCCGCCTGAAAGAGGCGGGCGTCGCGTCCGAGGTTATCGCGGTTTCCATCGGCGTGAAACAGGCGCAGGAAACCCTGCGTACCGCGCTGGCCATGGGCGCGGACCGGGCAATCTTGATCGTCGCCACCGACGATGTGCACACCGATATCGAGCCGCTGGCCGTTGCAAAACTGCTCAAGGCCGTGATCGACGCCGAGGAACCGGGGCTGGTTCTGGCGGGCAAACAGGCGATCGACAATGACATGAACGCCACGGGCCAGATGCTGGCCGCGCTGACCGGCTGGGCACAGGCGACCTTCGCCTCGGAGGTCAGGATTGAGGGCGAACATGCCGTGGTCACCCGCGAAGTGGACGGCGGCTTGCAGACCATCAAGGTTGCGCTGCCCGCGATCGTCACGGTGGACCTGCGCTTGAATGAGCCGCGCTATGCCAGCCTGCCCAACATCATGAAGGCCAAGAAAAAGCCGATTGATGAGAAAACGCCCGCCGATTACGGCGTCGATGTCACCCCGCGCCTGAACGTGCTGAAGACGGTGGAACCCGCCGCGCGGCAGGCAGGCATCAAGGTGTCCTCGGTGGATGAGCTGATTGCGAAACTCAAAGACGAAGCGGGGGTACTCTGAATGGCGGTTCTTTTGTTGGCCGAAGTTACCGACGGCACGTTGAATGTGGATGCCACCAGCAAGGCGGTCAGCGCCGCCGTGCAACTGGGCGATGTGACCGTGCTGTGCGTGGGGGCAAAAGCCGCTGACGCGGCGGCGGACGCGGCGAAGATCGCGGGCGTCAAGGCGGTGCTGTGCGCCGAGGCCGATTTCTACGGCCACCGGCTGGCCGAACCCACCGCTGCGCTGATCGTCAGCCTTGCGGGGGATTACAGCCATATCTGCGCCCCCGCGACAACGGATGCGAAGAACATCATGCCGCGGGTTGCGGCGCTGCTGGACGTCATGGTGATCTCTGACGTGTCGGCTGTGGTGGATGGCGACACGTTTGAACGCCCGGTCTATGCGGGCAACGCGGTGCAGACGGTGCAATCGTCGGATTCGGTAAAGGTCGTGACCTTCCGCACCTCGACCTTCGCCGCCGCCGGTTCGGGCGATGCGGTCGCGGTGACGTCGATCGACAGCGCCGCCAACCCCGGCCTGTCCGAATGGGTCGAGGATAAGGTGGCCGAATCGGACCGCCCTGACCTGACCAGCGCGGGGATCGTGGTGTCCGGCGGGCGTGGCGTGGGGTCGGAAGACGACTTTGCGATGATCGAGAAACTGGCCGATGCGCTGGGCGCGGCGGTCGGTGCCTCGCGCGCGGCGGTGGATTCGGGCTATGCGCCCAACGACTGGCAGGTGGGGCAGACCGGCAAGGTTGTCGCGCCGCAGCTCTACATCGCGGTGGGGATTTCCGGCGCGATCCAGCATCTGGCCGGGATGAAGGACTCCAAGGTGATCGTCGCGATCAACAAGGATGAGGAAGCGCCCATCTTCCAGGTTGCCGATTATGGGCTGGTGGCGGATCTGTTCACCGCCGTGCCCGAATTGACCGAAAAACTGGGCTAAGGCCCTTGGTTGCGTCGGGTGATGCCATCTGACGCAACCCCTGTCACGGGTCGGCCCGGCGGCTTATGTCTTGGCAAGGACGGGCAGACCATGAGGGCAATATGCGCAAGATCCTGAAAATCGAAGGCGAAGAAGCGCGGGATTTCCTGCAAGGGCTGGTCAGTAATGACCTGCGGCGGCTGGATACCGACGGCATCGTTTATGCAGCGCTGCTGACGCCGCAGGGAAAATACCTCGCGGATTTCTTCGTGCTGCGCGGCGCAGATGCGCTGCTGGTCGATGTGGATGCCGCGCTGGCAGAGGATCTGCTGCGCCGGCTGACGCTCTATCGGATGCGCAAGAAAGTGGTGATTTCCGAAACCGACATGACCGTCGCGCGCGGCACCGGCACGCCGCCTGATGGTGCGCTGTCCGACCCACGCCACCCGGCCATGGGCTGGCGGCTTTATGGGGCGGCGGGCGATGACGGCACCGATTGGGACGCGCTGCGCGTGGCCCATTGCATCCCCCAATCGGGGGTGGAGCTGATCCCGAATGAGACATTCTTGCTGGAAGCAGGCTTTGACCGGCTGAACGGCGTGGATTTCCGCAAGGGGTGCTATGTCGGGCAGGAAGTCACCGCGCGGATGCGCCACAAGACCGAATTGCGCAAGGGCTTTGTACGGGTCGAGGTGACAGGCGACGCCGGGCCCGGCACTGCGATCACCTCGGGCGAAAAGCCTGCGGGCACGCTGCTTACCCGGTCGGGCGACGCCGCTATTGCCTATCTGCGGTTCGACCGCGCGGGTGATGAGATGCAGGCAGGCGATGCCCGCGTGGTCTGGCCGGACGCGCCGTAAGCCGGCTATTGCAGCAGGCTGACCCGTGCGGCCAGCCGCAACCCGTGGCTTGGATCTTGCGCCATGCCGGGCAGGACCGGGTCATAGGCGGCACGGATCACGGACGCAATCTCGGGGCGCAAGATCAGCGTGCCGCCCGCATCGGCCAGCGGCGAGATGTCGGTGAATGCCCTGTCTGACCACAGCAATATGACCTGCGCGGCCTGCGACAGCGCCAGCGTGTCGGCGGGCACTTCCGCCAGATGCGCATCCATCCGGATGAACACGAAGGCCGCCTTGATCTGGCCATCGGGGTCAAAACGGAACACCCGGTATTGGTTGGCGTCCGCTGCCGTCAGCCGTTCCACCAGCGGCGCCAGCCCGTCGACCAACCGATCCAGGTTCGGCACCTCCGGCAGTTCAGCCCAGTCGCGGCAGAAGAATACCATCAGGTTTGCGCCCAGTTCGGGGTCGGTGTCTGACATCTTGTGATTTGCCAGCGTCACCACCGCCTCGACCGCGCCCTTGACCACGCGCAGGGTGGCGTCCTCCACGCCAAAGACCACCGGCACGATCGGGCGGCCCCAGCGGGCGAACAGGTAGGACCCGTCGGCGCGGGTGAACAGGGCGGTGATTTCGTCAGGTGTCATGGCTTGACCGTCATTATGCATCACTTGTCGGGGGCGGGTGGTACTTTCCCGTTCTGACGCAGGGCGCAGGCGGGGTCAATTCCGCAGCGCGCTTCAGTCAAACAACACCCCCTGTCCCGGCGCGCGCGGTGCGTCGAGGCCCAGATGGGTCCATGCCTTGGCGGCCAGCATCCGCCCGCGCGGCGTGCGCTGGATCAGGCCCTGTTGCAGCAGGAATGGCTCGATCACTTCCTCGATGGCGTCGCGCGCCTCGGACAGGGCGGCGGCGATGGTTTCCACGCCCACCGGCCCGCCGCCGTAGTTTTCCGCCAGCAGCGTCAGATAGCGCCGGTCGGCCCCGTCGAGGCCCAGGTGATCGACCCCCAGCCGCGTCAGCGAACTGTCGGCCAGCGCATGGGTCAGTTTGCCGTCACCTTCGACCAGCGCGAAATCCACCACGCGGCGTAACAGGCGGCCCGCGATGCGCGGCGTGCCGCGCGCGCGCCGCGCGATTTCGCGCACGCCCTCAGGCTCCGCCGACACGCCCAGCAACCGTGCGCCCCGCGTCACGATCAGTTCCAGTTCCGCCAGCGTATAATATTGCAGCCGCGTCGGGATGCCGAAACGGTCGCGCAGCGGCGTGGTCAGCAGGCCCAGCCGCGTGGTGGCGCCGACCAGCGTGAAGGGCTGCAATTCGATACGCACGGTGCGCGCGGCAGGCCCTTCACCGATCACCAGATCCAGCTGGAAATCTTCCAGCGCGGGGTACAGCACTTCCTCTACCGCGGGGCTGAGGCGGTGGATCTCGTCGATGAACAGCACATCGCGCGCCTCAAGGTTGGTCAGGATCGCGGCCAGATCGCCGGCCTTTGCCAGCACCGGCCCGGATGTCATGCGAAACCCCACGCCCAGTTCGCGCGCCATGATCTGCGCCAGCGTGGTCTTGCCCAGACCGGGCGGGCCGTAAAACAGCGTGTGGTCCATCGCCTCGGCCCGCATCTTTGCCGATTGGATGAAGACGCGCAGGTTGGCGCGCGCTTCGGCCTGACCGATGAATTCGTCCAGCGTCTGCGGGCGCAGGGCCTTGTCGACCTCGGGCGCGTCTTCGGGCAGGCCATCGCCGCGCAGGGTGGGGTCTGGCTGGGTCATCGCATCAGCCTTTCGGCGCCAGCAGGCGCAGGGCCGCGCGGATCAGCCCGGCAGTGTCCAGCGCGGGGTCGGCATCCATCGCCTCGGCCACGGCGCGCGACGCATCGGGGGGCGCGTAGCCAAGGTTGGTCAGCGCCGACATCGCCTCGGCGCTGTGGCTGCTGGGCAGTGGGGGCGGTGCTGCGACCTCGATCACCGCGTCATCGCCGGGCGCGGGGGCCGCCGGTGCGGGGCGCGGCGCGGCATGACCCATGGCCATCAGCGCGGGCGCCTTGTCCTTCAGCTCCATCACCACGCGCTGTGCCAGTTTGGGGCCGACCCCGGGGGCCGCGCGCACCGATCCCGCATCGCCCAGCGCAATCGCGCGGCTGACACCATCGGCACCGAGGGTGCTCAGAATCGCCATGGACGCCTTCGCCCCCACCCCCTGCACCGACGTCAGCAGGCGGTGCCATTCCTTTTCCAGAAGCGTCGGAAAGCCATAAAGTTGCAGCAGGTCTTCGCGCACCACCAGATCGGTATAGAGCGCGCAGGCCCCGCCCGGCCCCGGCAGCCCCATCAGCGTGCGGTCAGAGACATAGACAATATAGCCCACGCCGCCCACGTCGATCAGCACATGGTCGGACCCGCGATAATCCAGCCGTCCCGCAACCCGTCCGATCATCGTGCGCCCCCCGCGATGGCCAGTTGCAGACGTCCCGCCGATTGCATGTGATGCGCGTGGCAGATGGCGATGGCCAGCGCATCGGCGGCATCGGGGCTGTCGATCTGTACGCCGGGCAGTTGCATGCGTACCATATGATCTACCTGCGCCTTTGCGGCCTTGCCCACGCCGACCACGGTTTTCTTGACCGCGTTCGGGGCATATTCCCCAACGGTCAGCCCGGCCTGCGCAGGGACCAGCAGGGCAATGGCCCGGGCATGGCCCAGTTTCAGCGTGGCCACCGCGTCCTTGTTCACAAAGGTCTGTTCGACGGCGGCTTCGGTCGGCTGGTACTGCGCCACCACGCGGGTCAACTGGCCATAGAGGTCCAGAAGGCGGCTTGCGAGGTCCTGGCTGCCATCGCTGTGGCACACGCCGTTGGCAATATGCGTCAGCCGTGCGCCCGCCACGTCGATCACGCCCCAGCCAAGGTTGCGCAAGCCCGGATCAATCCCCATTACCCGCATGATTTTCCTGTGTTTGCCTGCATTTATGCAGCGCAGGATTAGCACGAAAAGCGAACATCTGCCAAGGCCATTCTGAAGTCCGGGCGATTCGCCAGTGGGTAAGCTATGCGTCAAGCGCATGATGGCCATGCGCCGACTGTGTGTTGTGAAGATTCGCGTGTCGGCCTATCTGAATGGCACGAAGCATAATGCTTGACCAGTTTGAAAACTTTTATCTTACGGAGCCTGATATGGCCTTCTTCACCCAAACCCGCCCTGTCGCCGATGGCGTCTTTGGCAATGTCCGCAGCTGGGCGCTCGGCGATCTGTTCGCCGTTTTCACGCGTTGGAACGACCAGCGCATCACCCGCATGCAGCTGAACGCATTGTCCGACCGCGAGCTGAGCGATATCGGCCTGTGCCGCGCCGACATCGAAGATGCCGTGACCGAACAGCGCTGAGGCTGACGCGCAGGGTCGCGTGACCCTGCCCGCGATGTGATACCCCGCCGCGCGCCGCCCTCCCTTGTCGGAGGGTGGCGCCACGCGGGGGACAGATGGCGCGGTCTGCCCCGGCATCCGGCCTCTTCCCCTCCCTCAGGGGCCAATGCTGTGACGTGGCGACCCGCTATGCGAAAAGACCGCCCGGTGTATGCTGGGCGGTCTTTTTTGTTTTCAATCAGCGGGTTAGCGCGCTCAGTCGGTCAGCGCAGCCACTGTGGTGCTTTGTGCCTGTGTGGTGTTGCGGAACAGCCGGGCCAGCGCGTCCGATACCGGATCGGGTCCCAGCAGCCATGCGGGCAGGGACGGGCCAGCGGGGCTGGTGGCAATACTGGCGGTGGCCTGCGCGAACCCTTCGGGTCCCAGCCGGGCCAGCGTCAGCCCCTTGAAGCCTACCCCGATGATCGCCAGCGCTATCAGAAGCGACAGGGCAATCGACAGCCCGCTTGCCCGGCGTTCGCGGCGCAGGCGTTGCCATTCCGGGTTGCGCGCGGCGTGCTTCTTCAGGATGCGGGCGCGGCGGGCCTGAAAATCGGCTCTGATACGGTCGCTCATGGTATGTCCCCGATGGCTGTTCGGAGAGCTTGCTACGCGATGAATTCGACCGAATTACGGCGCGGGGCGGGATTACCGCCGCGCAGCGCCAGTGCTCAGCCCCACCTTTTCAGCCCCGCCTTTTCAGTCGCGCCGCAGGGTCAGCGTCGCCCATTCGCCGATATCTTCGCGGTGGTGCAGACCGAATCGCTGCGCCGTATAGGCCGCCAGCACCGATTCCGCCTGCGTGGTCAGCAGGCCCGACAGGATGGCAAAGCCACCCGGCATCACATGCCGCCCCATATCGGGGGCCAGATCAATCAGCGGACCCTTCAGGATATTGGCGAAAACCAGATCGAAGGGCGCGGCGGCGCTCAGCGTCGGGTGGTCAAAGCCCACAGCCTCCAGGCAGGTCACGCGGCCTGCCATGTTGTTGGCCGTCACATTGGCATTGGCCACATCCACGGCCACCTCATCAATGTCGCTGGCCAGCACCGGGTGCGGCCAGATCGCGGCGGCCCCCATGGCCAGCACGGCGGTGCCGCAGCCGATGTCCACGGTATTGACCGGGCGCACGCCCTCCAGGTCCAGCCGGTCCAGCGCGCGCAGACAGCCCAAGGTGGTGCCATGGTGGCCGGTGCCGAAGGCCATCGCGGCTTCGATCAACAGACCCACGCGGCCCTCGGGCAGTTTGTCGGCATCATGGCTGCCATAGACGAAGAAGCGCCCGGCCTCGACAGGGTGCAGATCGCGGCGGACCTTGGCGACCCAGTCGGTTTCCGGCAGTTCCGATACGGCAAACGGCTTTGAGCCGAACGCCTGCGCCAGAAGCGCCAGTTCGCTGGCATCGGGCGCTTCGGTGAAATAGCCCCCAACTTCCCACAGCCCGGACCCATCCTCCATCTCGAACACGCCGACGCCGGTGGGGGCGGGCATCATTGCCTCCATCGCCTGCGCCATGGCGTTGGCGTTGTCTTCTTCGGGCAGGGTGGTCAGGGCGGTAAAGGTGGGCATGGGTTGGGGCCTTTGTGCCAGAGTTACTGCGCGGCATACCATGGCGGGCGTCATGGTCAAGCGGTGGCAGTGTGGGGGGGGGATGCAAGCATGGGGCGCGCGTGACCGCCGGATGCGGCGTGGCAAGGTGCAGACATACGTTGCGAACGCTTCCCCTATGAAAAAACGTCCGGGTCGGGCGGATCAGGAAAAGCACCGCTTTTCCCCGCCCGTGTTGACGACGTTTCAATGTGGCCGGCGCAGTACACACACGGAAGGCCAGCGCCTGCCCCGGTGGGCGCAAAGCGCCCGCCATTGGCGGGGCGGGCGCTGGCCGGGGGCCGTAAGCCCCCGTCCGAAGAGTTGCGAGGGCACCGCGTGACCTCGGCGATGGCCTCGGTCAGCGCAGGGTTTGGGCGAAACGCGCCCCAGACCTCGGTCAGGAGATGCGGCGTGCAAGAAGTGCTCGCCGCCCTCTGAAGCGTGCCCGTCACCAGCCTGTCAGATCACGCCCCTACGCCG harbors:
- a CDS encoding 50S ribosomal protein L11 methyltransferase, with the translated sequence MPTFTALTTLPEEDNANAMAQAMEAMMPAPTGVGVFEMEDGSGLWEVGGYFTEAPDASELALLAQAFGSKPFAVSELPETDWVAKVRRDLHPVEAGRFFVYGSHDADKLPEGRVGLLIEAAMAFGTGHHGTTLGCLRALDRLDLEGVRPVNTVDIGCGTAVLAMGAAAIWPHPVLASDIDEVAVDVANANVTANNMAGRVTCLEAVGFDHPTLSAAAPFDLVFANILKGPLIDLAPDMGRHVMPGGFAILSGLLTTQAESVLAAYTAQRFGLHHREDIGEWATLTLRRD